Genomic DNA from Acidobacteriota bacterium:
CCCCTCGATCCCCCTCTCCCAGCCGCCCACCCAACCTACCGGTAGAGGGGGAAGCTCGAAGCTCATCGTTGAACCAAAACTCCACGCTGGAATCCGGTGGAACGGGCGGGGGCGCCCCTCTCACCTTGTTCCCACGCTCCAACGTGAGAGCCAGAAAAAGTAGACGGTCGCGATTAGGGATAGACGCCTTTAGTCATCGCTCAGCGTGCGTCAGATCGTCGTAGCGCAGGAGCGAGGCGCGGAGGCGTACCGCGGTACGCCGCACAAGCCGAGTCGACGAGCACACGGCGAGATGGCGTGCGATCAGCGATGACGCTAGTAAGGCATGTCCTCCTCTTCCATCCCAAAATGGTGTCCCAATTCGTGGACGACCGTGTCCCGTACCTCGCGCACCACCTCGCGGCGGGAGCGGCAGTAGCGCAGGATGGGGCCGCGGTAGATGGCCACGCGGTCGGGGAGGGCGGCGTAGTAGGTGTCCCGCTCGGTGAGGGGAACGCCGAGATAGAGACCCAAGAGGTCGTCCATCTCCGGA
This window encodes:
- a CDS encoding metallopeptidase family protein, which encodes MIRMDRDEFEALVKKALDELPEEFAALLNNVAVVVEDEPSPEDLESVGLDPEMDDLLGLYLGVPLTERDTYYAALPDRVAIYRGPILRYCRSRREVVREVRDTVVHELGHHFGMEEEDMPY